A stretch of the Solanum dulcamara chromosome 6, daSolDulc1.2, whole genome shotgun sequence genome encodes the following:
- the LOC129892897 gene encoding uncharacterized protein LOC129892897 — protein sequence MVTYMKSMFEEYVAKFSNASRRSSSLFDLSGQTSDSSISNNNTKSTKVRNRIQMKRNKQDGTGLGGKSELEKYLSEELELNDDDDNFNILSWWKAHSPRYKILFEMARDVLAIPIFSVASECAFSTGGRILDSFRSSLTPKLVQAVICLQDWHRNEPYPINIKEDFNDLMKLELV from the exons atggtgACTTACATGAAATCTATGTTTGAAGAGTATGTAGCAAAATTCTCTAATGCATCTCGACGCTCATCTTCTCTTTTTGATTTATCGGGTCAGACATCGGATTCATCTATATCTAACAAtaacacaaaatcaacaaaagtgaGAAATAGGATCCAAATGAAGAGGAACAAACAAGATGGTACAGGTTTGGGTGGTAAGTCGGAGTTGGAAAAGTATCTTAGTGAAGAACTAGAGTTGAATGATGATGACGACAATTTTAATATCTTGTCGTGGTGGAAAGCTCATTCTCCTAGATATAAAATTCTTTTCGAGATGGCTCGTGATGTGTTGGCAATTCCAATTTTTAGTGTGGCATCGGAATGTGCCTTTAGCACCGGGGGCCgtattcttgattcatttaggagttctttgactccaaaattggtgcAAGCTGTTATTTGTCTTCAAGATTGGCATCGAAATGAGCCTTATCCCATAAATATTAAAGAAGATTTTAATGATCTtatgaaacttgaacttg tgTAA